In Pectobacterium actinidiae, the DNA window AGGGTTCTCCGCTGTTGCAAAGTGTGGATCTACGCTGCGAAGCGGGGAGCTGGAGTAAGCTGTCTGGCCGCAGCGGGCTGGGCAAATCAACGTTGCTACGTACGCTAAATGGTCTGTGGCCGTATTACGATGGCCGCTGGCAGTCGCTTGAAGGGCGTAGCCTATTGCTACCGCAGCAAAGCTATTTGGGTCAGGGTACGCTGGCGGAGATCCTCTGCTATCCACATCCGCCGCTGGCCGACACCGAGATGCTGCGTCAGACGCTCGATAGCGTCGGGTTGGGCGCGTGGCGCGATCGTTTGAGTGAGCAACTGAACTGGGATCGGGTGTTCTCCGGCGGCGAGCGGCAGCGTATTGCCTTTGCCCGTGCGCTGATTGCCAAACCTGATACGCTCTATCTGGACGAAGCAACGAGCAATCTGGATCATGACGCTGCCAGACAGCTTTTGGCGCTGGTCAAGATGGCGTTGCCGATGTGTACCGTGGTGGCGATTACGCACCAGACGGAGCTGGACGATCTGTTTACGCACCGTTATGACTTAACGGATTTTGCCTCACAGCGCAGTTGATGTTGCTCGCAGGCCTTCCGGCTTTCGGGAGGTCTGCGGTTCTGGTAGGTTTCTTGTCCCATGCCCCCTATAATCTTCCGCAGAATTATCTCATGTCGATCGTTTCAGAATCGAGATTCCGGGGCGACCACGGTGCGAGGCATCCCTACGGATGCCTCATCCCCGTGTTTCCCCTCAATCCACGGTTAGGTGAATATCAGACATCAGCGTCATTTTGTCTTTTACGGCACTTTTCGTCGCTCGCAGACTCCAACCCCCATCCTGCTAGGGTAGTTGATGACGGAAGCCGTTCAATCTTGAGGAGTACATGCCATGAATTTTCGCCCGCTGGGTTTATCGCTAGTGTTGGGCTTACCGCTGCTGCTGACCGGATGCAGCACGCTTTCCAATTTCTCCTGGTCCAGCCTGTCGCCGTTTAACTGGTTCGGTAGTTCGCTGGAGGTTACCGAGGCGGGGATTGGTGGCATCAATGCTGGTACGCCGCTGTCCGAAGGCGCGCTACAGAGCGCACTGGATGGCAGTTATCAACTGCGTAGCGGAATGGGGACGTCCAATGGTCAACTGGTTGCCTTTTATCAGGCGCTGGATGGCAAAGACGTGAAGATGATCATCAGCGGCCAGCCGAAGGGCAGCGTGTGCAAAGTTGAGGTCATGGATCCGGCCATTGGCAGCGCAGGTGGGGTGAAAATAGGGGATGTTTTTAGCAATACCTACAGTAAAGCGTTTGAATCCTGCCAGTTAGGGCAAGGTGATGATGCGCAGAGCGTGGAATGTGCTGCGCCGCAGAGTGCGCATATCAGCTACGTCTATTCCGGCGAGTGGAGCGGCCCGGAAGGTTTGATGCCGCCCGACGATATCCTGAAAACCTGGAAAGTGAGCAAGATCGTGTGGCACGCGCAGGCGCGCAACACATCCGTTTTATAAAAGAGCATCTTTACATCCAAGACGAATTTGTCTTCACGCAAGGTAAAAGTCAGGCGGCTTCCGGTATGATAGTGGCACCGCCTGATATTTTTTCGGCGGCCGTATGTGCCATCAGTATCGTAGTAAACCATAACAACAAAGAAAAAATTGACGCTTGAGGAAGCAGAAATGACACCAATTCAAAGCGGTATTTTATTGGAACACCGCCGTTTTGCCATTTTTATGGAAGCGATGATTCAGGGAGAGTTTGATGCTATCCGGCAGGGATGCAAAAAATTCTGTCAGACGTTACAAGAGTTACAGCAGCAGTATCCCGATGCGGGATTAGGCGCAGTGCTGGCATTTGGCAGCGATGTCTGGCGCGATCTGGATTGCAACCACGGTGCGGCGGAGCTGAAACCGTTCACAGCGCTGGGTAAAGGCCTTGCGCCTGCCACGCAGCGCGATGTGTTAATCCACATTCAATCACTTCGCCATGATGTGAATTTCACGCTGGCACAGGCCGCGCTGGCCGCGTTTGGTAGCGCGATTCGTATCGAAGAAGAGACGCACGGTTTCCGTTGGGTGGAAGATCGCGATCTAAGCGGCTTCATTGACGGTACGGAAAATCCGCAGGGCGATGCGCGCCACGCCGTGGCAATTATCCCGGAAGGTCAGCCGGATGCGGGGGGCAGCTACGTGTTTACCCAACGCTGGGAGCACAATCTGAAGCAGTTGCAGCGTTTTAGCGTGGAACAGCAAGAGCAAATGATTGGCCGCACCAAGCAGGATAATGAAGAACTGTCTTCCGATGAGCGCCCTGTGACCTCTCATCTTAGCCGTGTGGATTTAAAGGAAGACGGCAAAGGGCTGAAAATTCTGCGTCAGAGCCTGCCTTACGGCACCGCGAGCGGGAAAAACGGGCTTTACTTTATCGCCTACTGCGCGCGTCTGCATAACATTGAGCAGCAGTTGCTGAGCATGTTCGGCGATCGTGACGGCAAACGTGATGACATGCTGCGCTTTACGCGTGCCGTCAGCGGCAGTTACTTCTTCGCGCCTTCTCTGGATCAGCTTTTATCGCTGTAAGATCTGACCTATTTCCCCGATGCCTGCGTTCATGCAGGCATCGATTTTTTCCACTTCTTTGCAGGATTTTCCTCTTCCAGCCACTTCTTTTCCCTTGTTGTTTCTCGTCGCGGCGTTATGCCCTTCAGCGCTTAAAAATCCCGAAATATTATATATAAAGGTTATATGTTAACCGTCACTTCCCCCTACACTGATTCTCGCTATACCCGTCATACTTCAAGCTGCTTGTGCGTTGGCAATACTCGGCTCATCTCTGAGCCTCGCCCTGAAGGGCCGCCGTAAACGGCGTTCAAATTGGCTTAGCCAATTTGTCCTTACTCACCCCAGTCACTTACCTGAGTAAGCTCCTGGGGATTCGCTCGGTTGCCGCGTTACAAGGCCATGTGGCCTTGTCCTAAAGGACCAACGCAGAGCGTTGTTCAAAACGCTCACGTTTTGTCACGCAACTCGAATTATTTAGGGTATATACAAAAGCGGTTATGTAAAAACGGCTCCCACAACAAGGCCTAGCGAATAGGCGCTAACTCTGGCAGGACATAAGATGAATCATATACAGGTGAAAGGCTGGCTAGTGAAAGGTTCTCTGGCGCTGTCATTGCTGCTGGGCGGGCAGAGCATGGTCTCTGCTACCGAGCTGCTGAATAGCTCTTATGATGTGTCGCGTGAGCTATTTGTGGCGCTCAACCCCGGTTTTGAAAAACAGTGGCTGTCGCAGCATCCTAGCGATCCGCTGACGATCAAACAATCGCATGCAGGTTCGTCTAAACAGGCGTTGGCTATCCTGCAAGGCTTGAAGGCCGATGTTGTGACCTATAACCAAGTGACGGATGTCCAGATCCTGCACGATCGCGGGCAACTGATTCCGGCTGATTGGCAGGCGCGTTTACCGAATAACAGCTCTCCGTTCTACTCCACCATGGCCTTTCTGGTTCGCAAAGGTAACCCCAAAGGGATTCACGACTGGAACGATCTGGTGCGTGATGACGTTAAGCTGATTTTCCCGAATCCGAAAACCTCCGGCAATGCTCGCTATACCTATCTGGCGGCGTGGGGAGCGACCAGTAAAGCCAACGGTGGCGATGAGGCCAAAACCCGCGCGTGGGTCACGCGTTTTCTGGCGAACGTCGAGGTCTTTGATACCGGCGGCCGTGGCGCAACCACTACGTTTGTGGAACGTAAGCTGGGGGATGTGTTGATCAGCTTTGAATCCGAGGTGAATAACATTCGTAATCAATACGGTGCTGAGAACTACGAGGTGATCGTCCCGAAGGTCAACGTGCTGGCGGAATTCCCCGTGGCGTGGATCGATAAGAATGTGGAGAAGAATGGCACCGAACAGGCGGCAAAGGCCTATCTGAATTATCTGTATAGCCCAGAGGCGCAGAAGGTCATCACCGATTTTTACTACCGTGTGAATAACCCTGAATTGACGCAAACGCTGAAATCCCGCTTCCCAGAGACCAGCTTATTCCGAGTGGAAGATCAGTTTGGGGCGTGGCCACAGGTGATGAAAACCCACTTTGAAACCGGTGGTGAACTGGATAAATTGCTGGCGGCTGGTCGTCAGTAATGTCTTTGAGGTCGAGCAACGTCTTTTCTGGTTCAGGTAAACGGGTGCTGCCGGGATTCGCGCTGAGTCTGGGCAGCAGCCTGCTGTTCGTCTGTCTGATTCTGCTGCTGCCTCTAAGCGCGTTGGTCATGCAACTCTCAGAAATGAGTCTGGCACAGTACTGGACGGTGATCTCCAATCCGCAGGTGGTGGCGGCTTACAAAGTCACGCTCTTGGCGGCGGGGCTCGCGACGGTATTTAATGCCGGATTCGGTCTGTTAATGGCGTGGATTCTGACGCGTTATCGCTTTCCCGGCCGAGCCTTGTTGGATGGATTGATGGACTTACCCTTTGCGCTTCCTACCGCCGTGGCGGGGCTGACACTGGCTGCACTGTTTTCAACGACCGGCTGGTACGGTGCATGGTTGGCTGAGTATGGCATCAAGGTGTCGTATACCTGGCTGGGGATTACGGTCGCGATGGCGTTCACCAGCATTCCTTTTGTGGTGCGTACCGTCCAACCCGTGTTGGAAGATCTGGGGCCGGAATACGAAGAGGCGGCGCAAACGCTGGGAGCAAACCGCTGGCAGTGTTTTCGCTACGTCATTTTACCGGAGTTAACCCCGGCGCTCTTAACGGGCACCGCGCTGTCATTTGCCCGCAGTCTGGGCGAATTTGGCGCGGTTATCTTTATTGCGGGGAACATTGCCTGGCAAACGGAAGTCGTTTCGCTGATGATTTTTATCCGTTTGCAGGAGTTTGATTTCCCTGCCGCCAGCGCGATTGCTTCCGTCGTGTTAGCCGCGTCCTTATTGATCCTGTTTGCCGTCAATGTGCTGCAAAGCCGTTTTGGTCAACGGACCCGGAGCGTGTAATGGCAGAGATACCGACTGTGACGCCGCCGCGTCAATCCCATCCGGTGCGACAGGAGCGCAACGGGGCGAGAGCGGCGTTGATTGCGCTGGGCGTGATATTATCGCTCATCATGCTGGTCATCCCCTTAGTGTCAATTTTTGCCGCGGCGCTGTCGCATGGGTTGGGGGGCGTCTGGCGTAACCTGAGCGATCCTGACATGGTGCATGCCATTGGCCTCACGCTGCTGGTGGTCGCGATTGTCGTACCCGTGAATCTGGTGTTTGGTACGCTGCTGGCGTGGCTGGTCACGCGCTTTCAGTTTCCGGGACGGCAACTACTGCTCACGCTGATCGACATTCCTTTTGCTGTTTCGCCTGTGGTGGCGGGTTTGCTGTATCTGCTCTTTTACAGCACCAACGGCCCGGTTGGCGGCTGGCTGGATGAGCAGGGGATACAGCTGATGTTTGCCTGGCCGGGCATCGCGCTGGTGACGATATTCGTGACCTGTCCGTTTATGGTTAGGGAGCTGGTTCCGGTGATGATGAGTCAGGGCAGTCAGGAAGAAGAAGCGGCGGTGTTGCTCGGCGCGTCGGGCTGGCAAGTGTTCTATCGGGTGACGCTACCGAATATTCGCTGGGCGCTGCTGTATGGCGTGGTGCTGACCAATGCCCGTGCGATTGGTGAGTTTGGTGCCGTGTCCGTGGTGTCGGGCTCGATTCGCGGTGAAACCTACACGCTGCCGCTACAGGTCGAATTGTTGCATCAGGATTATAACAGCGTGGGGGCGTTTACTGCGGCGGCGTTATTAACCGTGATGGCAATACTGACGCTGTTCATCAAAAGCGCGTTGCAGTGGCGGGTAAAGCGGCAAATGGCGCAAGGGCGGGAACAGAATCCGCCTGAAAAGCAGTAAATTGAGATTGCTGGCAAAGTCAGATTTTAGAGAAAACACAGGGATACCTCGCCCTGTGGTCGCCCCGGGTATCTCGAATTAACCATCATGGGGTTGTCAGCAACGTTAATTTTATCGTTCACTCCGTAAGTGGGTGAGACTTTTTAGGACTCAACTTGTGACAACGCTTGAGCAGTATATTGGCAATACCCCGCTGGTGAAATTGCAGCGCATAACACAGGGATTGAACAGTGAAATCTGGCTGAAGCTGGAAGGGAATAACCCAGCCGGATCGGTAAAAGATCGCGCCGCGTTCTCCATGATCCAACAGGCGGAAAATCGTGGTGACATCGCACCTGGTGATCGGCTCATTGAAGCGACCAGCGGGAACACCGGCATTGCGCTGGCGATGATTGCAGCGGTAAAAGGCTACCGGCTGCGCCTGCTAATGCCGGACAACATGAGCTATGAACGCCAGACTGCGATGCGCGCGTATGGCGCAGAGCTGGTGTTGGTTAATCGCAAGTTGGGGATGGAAGGGGCGAGGGATCGGGCGAAACAGATGGTGCTGGCGGGGGAAGGGAAAACGCTCGATCAGTTTAATAACCCTGACAATTCGCTGGCGCATTTTCTGACTACTGGTCCGGAAATCTGGCAGCAGACGGCGGGCAAGCTGACCCATTTTATTTCTAGTATGGGAACGACCGGCACAATTTCCGGCGTCAGTCGTTATCTGAAGCAGCAGAATCCGGCAATCTGTACGGTCGGGCTACAGCCTGCGGAGGGGAGCCATATTCCCGGTATTCGCCGCTGGACACCAGACTATATGCCAGGGATTTTTCGTGCCGATCTGGTTGATCGCATTCTGGATATGACGCAGGTGGACGCCGAGAATACGCTGCGACAACTGGCGCGTCAGGAAGGCATCTTCTGTGGCGTCAGTTCCGGTGGTGCGGTGGCCGGTGCGTTGCGGGTTGCGGCGGAAAACCCCGGCAGCGTGATTGTGGCAATCGCCTGCGATCGCGGCGATCGGTATCTGTCCACCGGGGTATTTGATTAACGTTACTCGTCATACTTCGAGTTGCATGTGCGTTGGCTATTCCCGCTCCAGCGCGTGAATCGGTTCCATCCGTGCGGCACGACGGGCGGGGAAGAAGCCGAAGATAATACCGATCAGGCTGGAGCACAGGAACGCGGCAATAATCGAGGAACTGGAATAGATCATCGCGAAATTGCTGCTGAACTGTGCGAACAGCACGCCGATTGCCAGCGACAGCGCCACGCCGATGACGCCGCCGAACAGGCAAACCAGCACAGCTTCGATCAGAAACTGCTGCATAATATCGCTGGTGCGTGCGCCAACCGCCATACGAACGCCGATCTCTCGGGTTCGCTCGGTGACGGATACCAGCATGATGTTCATCACGCCGATACCGCCGACCAGCAGCGAAATCAGTGCGATCATCGACACCAGCAGCGTGAGCGTGGTGGTGGTTTTTTCGATCATCTGACGGATACTGTCGGTGTTCATGATAAAGAAATCTTTCGTGCCGTGCCGCTGCGTTAGCAGTGTAGTGATGCTTTTCTCGGCGACGTTCATATCAACATTGTCTTTCACCCGCACCGTGATGCTTTTCAGGTAGGACTGCCCAACCATGCGTTTCATCACCGTCGTGTACGGCACCCACACATTCAGGTTTTCATCGCTGCCGAAGCCGCCCTGATTCTTGCTGACGACGCCGATAATCCGTACGGGCAGCGAGCCCAGTAGAATCACTTGCCCAATGGGATCTTCGCCGTGAGGAAAGAGCTTGTTAAGCGTGTTTTTGTCAATCACGGCGTCCTGCGTCAGTTCATCAACGCTGCTGCGAGGGAAAAGCACGCCGCGTTGCAGCGTATAACCACGTACGGTGAAGAACTGTTCACCCACCCCGGAGACGCTGGCGGAAACGGCAATGTTACCGTAGCGCATCGTGACGCTGGTGGAGATAGACGGCGTGACGCTATGTACGTAGGGCTGCTGTGTCAGCGGCTGGATATCACTGGCCCGCAGCGTTTGGATGGCGCTGGCGTCCATGTCGCCGAAGTCTTTGCCGGGGAAAATTTCCAGCGTGCTGGTGCCCATCGAATTGATGTCTGCCAGCACTTGCTCCTGTGAGCCTTTTCCCAGTGCGACGACCGAGACGACAGACGCAATGCCGATGATGATGCCGAGCATGGTCAGAAAGGTGCGCATCCGCTGGGCGTTCATTGCCAACAGCGCCATTTTAAACGCGTCAATAAAGCGATCTTTGAACTGATTCAGGGCGGAAGTCGCTGGAGAGCTTGCGGCTTTCGAGGGCGGTTCTGTGGCCGCTTCGGGACGCGTTTGTCGATCGGCAATCACTTCACCATCGCGCAGTTCGATGATGCGCTGAGCGTGTTCGGCGATCGTCATATCGTGGGTCACGATCACGACGGTATTACCTTGTCTGTGCAGATCGCGAAGTATGCTCAGCACCTCGTTGCCGCTGTGAGTGTCCAGCGCACCGGTGGGTTCATCCGCCAGAATGATGCCGCCGCCGTTCATCAGCGCCCGCGCGATACTCACGCGCTGCTGCTGGCCGCCGGAAAGCTGGCTGGGACGATAGTGGAGACGATTTTCCAGCCCTAGCCGAGTTAGCAGCTCTGCCGC includes these proteins:
- a CDS encoding RpoE-regulated lipoprotein translates to MNFRPLGLSLVLGLPLLLTGCSTLSNFSWSSLSPFNWFGSSLEVTEAGIGGINAGTPLSEGALQSALDGSYQLRSGMGTSNGQLVAFYQALDGKDVKMIISGQPKGSVCKVEVMDPAIGSAGGVKIGDVFSNTYSKAFESCQLGQGDDAQSVECAAPQSAHISYVYSGEWSGPEGLMPPDDILKTWKVSKIVWHAQARNTSVL
- a CDS encoding Dyp-type peroxidase, which encodes MTPIQSGILLEHRRFAIFMEAMIQGEFDAIRQGCKKFCQTLQELQQQYPDAGLGAVLAFGSDVWRDLDCNHGAAELKPFTALGKGLAPATQRDVLIHIQSLRHDVNFTLAQAALAAFGSAIRIEEETHGFRWVEDRDLSGFIDGTENPQGDARHAVAIIPEGQPDAGGSYVFTQRWEHNLKQLQRFSVEQQEQMIGRTKQDNEELSSDERPVTSHLSRVDLKEDGKGLKILRQSLPYGTASGKNGLYFIAYCARLHNIEQQLLSMFGDRDGKRDDMLRFTRAVSGSYFFAPSLDQLLSL
- a CDS encoding sulfate ABC transporter substrate-binding protein, with the translated sequence MNHIQVKGWLVKGSLALSLLLGGQSMVSATELLNSSYDVSRELFVALNPGFEKQWLSQHPSDPLTIKQSHAGSSKQALAILQGLKADVVTYNQVTDVQILHDRGQLIPADWQARLPNNSSPFYSTMAFLVRKGNPKGIHDWNDLVRDDVKLIFPNPKTSGNARYTYLAAWGATSKANGGDEAKTRAWVTRFLANVEVFDTGGRGATTTFVERKLGDVLISFESEVNNIRNQYGAENYEVIVPKVNVLAEFPVAWIDKNVEKNGTEQAAKAYLNYLYSPEAQKVITDFYYRVNNPELTQTLKSRFPETSLFRVEDQFGAWPQVMKTHFETGGELDKLLAAGRQ
- the cysT gene encoding sulfate/thiosulfate ABC transporter permease CysT, with amino-acid sequence MSLRSSNVFSGSGKRVLPGFALSLGSSLLFVCLILLLPLSALVMQLSEMSLAQYWTVISNPQVVAAYKVTLLAAGLATVFNAGFGLLMAWILTRYRFPGRALLDGLMDLPFALPTAVAGLTLAALFSTTGWYGAWLAEYGIKVSYTWLGITVAMAFTSIPFVVRTVQPVLEDLGPEYEEAAQTLGANRWQCFRYVILPELTPALLTGTALSFARSLGEFGAVIFIAGNIAWQTEVVSLMIFIRLQEFDFPAASAIASVVLAASLLILFAVNVLQSRFGQRTRSV
- the cysW gene encoding sulfate/thiosulfate ABC transporter permease CysW — translated: MAEIPTVTPPRQSHPVRQERNGARAALIALGVILSLIMLVIPLVSIFAAALSHGLGGVWRNLSDPDMVHAIGLTLLVVAIVVPVNLVFGTLLAWLVTRFQFPGRQLLLTLIDIPFAVSPVVAGLLYLLFYSTNGPVGGWLDEQGIQLMFAWPGIALVTIFVTCPFMVRELVPVMMSQGSQEEEAAVLLGASGWQVFYRVTLPNIRWALLYGVVLTNARAIGEFGAVSVVSGSIRGETYTLPLQVELLHQDYNSVGAFTAAALLTVMAILTLFIKSALQWRVKRQMAQGREQNPPEKQ
- the cysM gene encoding cysteine synthase CysM — its product is MTTLEQYIGNTPLVKLQRITQGLNSEIWLKLEGNNPAGSVKDRAAFSMIQQAENRGDIAPGDRLIEATSGNTGIALAMIAAVKGYRLRLLMPDNMSYERQTAMRAYGAELVLVNRKLGMEGARDRAKQMVLAGEGKTLDQFNNPDNSLAHFLTTGPEIWQQTAGKLTHFISSMGTTGTISGVSRYLKQQNPAICTVGLQPAEGSHIPGIRRWTPDYMPGIFRADLVDRILDMTQVDAENTLRQLARQEGIFCGVSSGGAVAGALRVAAENPGSVIVAIACDRGDRYLSTGVFD
- a CDS encoding MacB family efflux pump subunit, coding for MSTSLLKLTGITRRFSSGEQDVTVLKDINLTINQGEMVAIVGASGSGKSTLMNILGCLDKPSSGDYQVAGRAVGKLDNDQLAELRREHFGFIFQRYHLLGDLSALGNVEVPAIYAGKSRLARRQRAAELLTRLGLENRLHYRPSQLSGGQQQRVSIARALMNGGGIILADEPTGALDTHSGNEVLSILRDLHRQGNTVVIVTHDMTIAEHAQRIIELRDGEVIADRQTRPEAATEPPSKAASSPATSALNQFKDRFIDAFKMALLAMNAQRMRTFLTMLGIIIGIASVVSVVALGKGSQEQVLADINSMGTSTLEIFPGKDFGDMDASAIQTLRASDIQPLTQQPYVHSVTPSISTSVTMRYGNIAVSASVSGVGEQFFTVRGYTLQRGVLFPRSSVDELTQDAVIDKNTLNKLFPHGEDPIGQVILLGSLPVRIIGVVSKNQGGFGSDENLNVWVPYTTVMKRMVGQSYLKSITVRVKDNVDMNVAEKSITTLLTQRHGTKDFFIMNTDSIRQMIEKTTTTLTLLVSMIALISLLVGGIGVMNIMLVSVTERTREIGVRMAVGARTSDIMQQFLIEAVLVCLFGGVIGVALSLAIGVLFAQFSSNFAMIYSSSSIIAAFLCSSLIGIIFGFFPARRAARMEPIHALERE